From Paenibacillus polymyxa, the proteins below share one genomic window:
- a CDS encoding SPOR domain-containing protein: MNKAKMTFRFDQQLPETSREDKLQVLPNQNESFTNGQRDPIRDTELYHDDELYQTDNQRKGMERTRSMEKHTRTTQHSELGKPVETNKRTATRRFTPTLRVQEGWDDPFGRSAASWSDADILPESLEEDDVEVGETYYSGQEYRKRPPHPSRWRLIGSVASALVTGGMFGYILLLLFNGGGMVPGSDPSADEAVPVFKESVDVDNTYAKENAAPVAVVATQVPPQTYYLLQYGVFSTPERALQAKEELLKAGIAAGGDSEDQNRVYAGISSDREQAKLLSNQLKTQGVELYVRELELPGFEKAAYGGNGDKLTTFFQLSNSLVGKLSGLSSTLLREEGSNTVSASDMSELNDLHQQWTQNVAALPTGLPKEAAATATSLEKAMNSAVSALGEYNKNTAKEHIWEIQSSMMEYVLREKEFIQFIKQ, encoded by the coding sequence ATGAACAAGGCCAAGATGACATTCCGGTTCGATCAACAGTTGCCGGAAACAAGCCGGGAGGATAAGCTACAGGTGCTTCCGAACCAAAATGAGTCATTTACGAACGGACAGCGTGACCCGATCAGAGATACGGAGTTATATCACGATGATGAGCTTTATCAAACGGATAACCAGCGTAAAGGAATGGAACGGACTAGAAGTATGGAGAAACATACTCGAACTACACAACATTCAGAGCTCGGTAAGCCTGTGGAGACGAACAAACGCACTGCAACTCGGCGCTTTACTCCAACATTGAGGGTACAAGAGGGATGGGACGACCCTTTTGGTCGTTCGGCAGCTTCCTGGTCAGATGCGGACATTCTACCGGAAAGTCTGGAAGAGGACGATGTTGAGGTTGGGGAAACCTATTATTCCGGTCAAGAGTATAGAAAGCGTCCACCTCACCCTTCCAGATGGAGATTAATCGGTTCTGTAGCCAGCGCGTTGGTGACTGGAGGCATGTTCGGATATATTTTGTTGTTACTGTTTAACGGAGGCGGTATGGTCCCGGGATCTGATCCTTCTGCTGATGAGGCTGTACCTGTTTTTAAAGAATCCGTTGATGTCGATAACACGTATGCAAAAGAGAATGCTGCTCCTGTCGCCGTCGTAGCGACTCAAGTGCCTCCACAAACCTATTATTTGCTGCAATATGGGGTTTTCAGCACTCCAGAGCGGGCTTTACAGGCAAAGGAAGAACTGTTGAAGGCAGGCATTGCAGCAGGAGGGGATAGCGAGGATCAAAACAGGGTATATGCAGGAATATCGTCGGATAGGGAGCAAGCCAAGTTGCTCAGTAATCAATTGAAGACACAAGGAGTGGAATTGTATGTCCGCGAGCTCGAATTACCTGGATTCGAAAAAGCGGCTTACGGAGGTAATGGTGATAAACTCACTACCTTTTTTCAGTTAAGCAACTCATTAGTGGGGAAGCTGAGCGGACTTTCCTCAACTTTGCTCAGAGAAGAAGGCTCAAATACGGTGTCAGCCTCCGACATGAGCGAGCTGAACGACCTGCATCAGCAGTGGACACAAAATGTCGCTGCACTTCCCACTGGTCTTCCGAAGGAAGCGGCTGCCACCGCAACCTCGCTTGAAAAGGCGATGAACAGCGCAGTCTCTGCACTTGGAGAATATAACAAGAATACAGCCAAGGAACACATTTGGGAGATTCAGTCCTCCATGATGGAATATGTTTTGCGTGAGAAGGAATTTATTCAATTCATAAAACAGTAG
- a CDS encoding bifunctional folylpolyglutamate synthase/dihydrofolate synthase, whose translation MSDTIRGGDIAPLQSYDEAVEWINGLIPFGIRPGLERIEQLMSRLGDPQRHLKFIHIAGTNGKGSTCAFLTSVLLKCGYDVGTFTSPYITRFTNRFQFNGTDIPDETLVSLANRLYPLVKEIADSELGSPTMFEVSTALAILYYATVAFPDVVVWETGLGGRMDVTNIVSPIVSVITNVGYDHTDILGDTLEQIAREKAGIIKPGVPVVSCVSQPEAIQVIRETAAKQGATLYLAGEQFTYERLNGNETGQTFSFAGPFRHMEIDITLLGEHQCSNAAGALMALEVLRQYMAFVLDDEDLLEGFRQAAWAGRLEQVSTSPRIVLDGAHNPEGAQTLAKSLPQVYSYKKLVLMMGMLSNKHHEAYLQHILPLVDTLILTEPDFRRKMNAADLAHLVEKLRPSYAKTDLKIIVEGDWKKALNLLQSHTEAEDLGVVSGTLYLIADVRATLMYQTDSEKGW comes from the coding sequence ATGTCAGATACGATCAGGGGCGGCGACATAGCCCCTTTACAAAGTTATGATGAAGCAGTGGAATGGATTAATGGGTTGATTCCGTTTGGCATTAGACCCGGATTGGAACGAATCGAACAGCTGATGAGTAGGCTGGGTGATCCGCAACGACATCTGAAATTTATTCATATTGCAGGAACCAACGGTAAGGGCTCGACTTGTGCCTTTCTAACCTCTGTGCTTCTGAAATGTGGATACGATGTTGGGACCTTTACTTCTCCGTACATCACCCGATTTACGAACCGTTTTCAATTCAACGGGACCGATATTCCAGATGAAACGCTGGTTTCACTGGCCAATCGCTTGTATCCGTTGGTGAAAGAAATCGCAGATAGTGAGTTGGGATCACCTACGATGTTTGAGGTGTCCACAGCGTTGGCTATTTTGTACTATGCTACGGTAGCTTTTCCAGATGTTGTGGTATGGGAGACAGGCCTCGGGGGAAGGATGGATGTAACTAATATCGTGAGTCCTATCGTTTCGGTCATTACGAATGTCGGCTATGACCATACGGACATTTTGGGAGATACACTGGAACAGATTGCAAGAGAAAAGGCTGGGATCATCAAGCCGGGTGTACCTGTCGTCAGTTGTGTTTCCCAGCCCGAGGCTATTCAGGTCATACGTGAAACGGCGGCCAAGCAAGGAGCTACCTTGTACCTGGCAGGAGAACAATTTACGTATGAACGGTTAAACGGGAATGAAACAGGTCAGACCTTTTCATTCGCCGGACCCTTCCGACATATGGAAATCGACATCACGTTGTTAGGTGAGCATCAATGTTCTAATGCGGCAGGAGCTCTGATGGCACTTGAAGTCCTACGTCAGTATATGGCTTTTGTGTTGGATGATGAGGATCTGCTGGAGGGATTTAGGCAAGCTGCCTGGGCAGGGCGTCTCGAACAAGTCAGTACCTCGCCGAGAATTGTCCTTGATGGGGCTCATAATCCAGAAGGGGCGCAAACGCTGGCCAAGAGTCTCCCACAAGTGTATTCGTACAAAAAATTGGTTTTAATGATGGGGATGCTATCAAACAAGCATCATGAGGCATACTTGCAGCATATACTGCCACTAGTGGATACGCTTATCCTGACCGAGCCCGATTTTCGCCGCAAAATGAATGCCGCTGATTTGGCTCATCTCGTGGAGAAGCTGCGGCCGTCTTATGCCAAAACGGATTTAAAAATTATTGTAGAAGGTGACTGGAAAAAGGCTTTAAACCTGCTTCAGTCACATACGGAAGCGGAAGATCTGGGGGTGGTGTCCGGCACGCTGTATCTTATTGCGGATGTACGGGCTACCCTTATGTATCAAACCGATTCGGAAAAAGGTTGGTGA
- a CDS encoding valine--tRNA ligase gives MSEQDNKTTLEMPTTYDPKSAEQKWYKTWMEKGYFRAGQHPEAEPFTIVIPPPNVTGMLHIGHALDFTLQDIIIRAKRMQGYDALWLPGADHAGIATQTKVEQKLREEGLTRYDLGREKFLEKVWEWKDLYLDNIHNQWEKMGFSLDYSRERFTLDEGLSKAVREVFVKLYKKGLIYRGKRIINWDPAARTALSDIEVEYKEVNGNLYHLQYPLKDGSGFITVATTRPETMLGDTAVAVHPEDERYKQMIGKTLVLPIIGREIPVIADDYVDKDFGSGAVKITPAHDPNDFEMGQRHQLPQITVMDETGTMNAEAGKYQGLDRSDCRKQIVADLKEQGVLIRIEEHVHQVGHSERSGVVVEPYLSTQWFVEMKPLAAKAIEAQKAGNGVNFVPDRFERTYLHWIENVRDWCISRQLWWGHRIPAWYDEETGEVIVSAEDPTTLPEYAGRKLKQDEDVLDTWFSSALWPFSTLGWPEQTEDLKRYYPTNVLVTGYDIIYFWVSRMIFTALEFTEEIPFKDVLMHGLVRDADGRKMSKSLGNGVDPLDVIDQYGTDAMRYMISTSSTPGQDLRFRWERVEQARNFANKIWNASRFALMNLEGVTAADIDITGDLSTVDRWILHRLNETSRDITRLIDAYEFGETGRLLYNFIWDDLCDWYIEFAKLSLYGDNAEAKKKTQSVLAYVLDRTLRMIHPFMPFISEEIWQHLPHEGETITLAAWPAYDPAFEDKDAVAEMNLLIDVIRAVRNIRAEVNVPMSKKIELLIKPGDQAVLDIINRNGEYVRRFCNTSEFDAGLEFTAPDKAMTSIVSGAELYLPLAGLLDIAQEISRLEKELQHLNSEVERVEKKLSNQGFVAKAPAKVIEEEKAKQADYSDKRAKVIARIEELKG, from the coding sequence ATGTCAGAACAAGACAACAAGACAACCTTGGAAATGCCAACAACGTATGATCCCAAATCAGCAGAACAAAAATGGTACAAAACGTGGATGGAGAAGGGCTATTTCCGCGCCGGGCAACATCCAGAGGCAGAGCCTTTTACTATCGTTATTCCACCACCGAATGTTACGGGTATGTTGCATATTGGACATGCTCTTGACTTTACTTTGCAGGATATTATTATCCGCGCCAAGCGGATGCAGGGTTATGATGCCTTGTGGCTGCCAGGGGCAGACCATGCAGGTATTGCTACTCAAACAAAAGTAGAGCAGAAGCTACGTGAAGAAGGTTTGACTCGCTATGATTTGGGCCGTGAGAAGTTTTTGGAGAAAGTGTGGGAGTGGAAAGATCTTTATCTGGACAATATCCACAATCAATGGGAGAAAATGGGCTTTTCTCTCGATTATTCTCGTGAACGTTTTACATTGGATGAGGGACTGTCCAAAGCGGTACGCGAAGTATTCGTTAAACTGTACAAAAAGGGTCTGATTTATCGCGGTAAACGCATCATTAACTGGGACCCCGCTGCACGTACCGCATTGTCGGATATTGAGGTGGAATACAAAGAGGTGAACGGAAATCTGTATCACCTGCAATACCCTCTGAAAGACGGTAGCGGATTTATTACTGTAGCCACTACACGCCCTGAAACGATGCTGGGCGATACGGCTGTAGCTGTACATCCAGAAGATGAACGCTATAAGCAAATGATCGGCAAAACGCTTGTGCTTCCAATCATCGGGCGTGAAATTCCGGTCATTGCGGATGACTATGTAGATAAAGATTTCGGTAGCGGCGCGGTTAAAATCACACCGGCTCACGATCCGAATGACTTTGAAATGGGTCAACGTCACCAGTTGCCTCAAATTACGGTGATGGACGAGACGGGAACGATGAATGCTGAAGCAGGCAAATATCAGGGACTGGATCGCAGCGATTGCCGTAAGCAAATCGTCGCTGATTTGAAAGAGCAGGGTGTACTGATTCGTATTGAAGAGCATGTACACCAAGTAGGTCATAGTGAGCGTTCTGGCGTAGTTGTAGAACCTTATCTGTCGACGCAATGGTTCGTGGAAATGAAGCCTCTGGCAGCTAAGGCGATTGAAGCACAGAAGGCTGGCAACGGTGTAAACTTTGTACCGGATCGCTTTGAGCGTACTTATCTGCATTGGATTGAAAATGTGCGGGATTGGTGTATTTCCCGTCAATTATGGTGGGGACACCGTATTCCGGCTTGGTATGATGAGGAAACCGGAGAAGTTATTGTATCGGCGGAGGACCCTACCACTTTGCCTGAATATGCCGGTAGAAAACTCAAACAGGATGAGGATGTACTCGATACTTGGTTCAGCTCTGCTTTGTGGCCGTTTTCGACCCTAGGTTGGCCTGAGCAGACAGAGGATCTCAAACGCTATTATCCGACGAATGTTCTGGTGACAGGCTATGACATTATTTATTTCTGGGTATCGCGTATGATCTTTACCGCGCTGGAGTTCACGGAAGAGATTCCGTTCAAGGATGTACTTATGCACGGTTTGGTTCGTGACGCGGACGGAAGAAAAATGTCCAAATCCCTGGGCAATGGTGTTGATCCGCTCGACGTGATCGACCAATATGGTACCGATGCAATGCGTTATATGATCTCCACCAGCAGCACACCTGGACAAGATCTTCGTTTCCGCTGGGAACGTGTGGAGCAGGCGCGTAACTTTGCCAATAAAATTTGGAATGCATCACGCTTTGCGCTGATGAATCTGGAAGGCGTCACTGCGGCAGATATAGACATTACTGGTGACTTGAGCACCGTTGACCGTTGGATTCTGCACCGTCTAAACGAAACTTCACGCGACATCACGCGTCTAATAGATGCTTATGAATTTGGCGAGACAGGCCGCCTTCTGTATAACTTTATTTGGGATGATTTGTGCGACTGGTACATTGAGTTTGCGAAGCTTTCCCTATATGGCGATAATGCAGAGGCGAAAAAGAAAACACAATCCGTACTTGCATACGTTTTGGATCGGACACTGCGCATGATTCATCCGTTCATGCCGTTTATCTCCGAGGAAATATGGCAGCATCTTCCGCATGAGGGAGAAACGATCACACTGGCCGCTTGGCCTGCTTACGATCCTGCTTTCGAGGATAAGGATGCGGTCGCTGAAATGAATTTGCTGATCGACGTGATTCGGGCTGTGCGCAATATCCGCGCTGAAGTCAACGTGCCGATGAGTAAAAAAATTGAATTGCTCATAAAACCCGGCGATCAAGCCGTTCTTGATATCATTAACCGCAATGGGGAGTATGTACGTCGATTCTGTAACACGTCTGAATTCGACGCAGGCTTAGAGTTCACCGCTCCAGATAAAGCCATGACATCTATTGTTAGCGGCGCAGAGCTATACCTGCCGTTAGCCGGACTGCTAGATATTGCCCAGGAAATTAGCAGACTTGAAAAAGAACTTCAGCATTTGAACAGTGAAGTGGAGCGCGTGGAGAAAAAACTCTCCAACCAAGGCTTTGTGGCGAAGGCACCAGCCAAAGTCATCGAGGAAGAGAAGGCCAAGCAAGCCGATTACTCAGATAAGCGCGCTAAAGTTATCGCACGTATTGAAGAACTCAAGGGATAA
- the murC gene encoding UDP-N-acetylmuramate--L-alanine ligase: MITSEHVHFIGIGGYGMSAIARVMLEMGYTVTGSDVASQELTEKLAAKGAKIYIGHTPEHIAGADIVVYSTALSRDNVERVAAEELNIPTLHRSQMLARLLNERKGIAVAGAHGKTTTSSMIALVMERCNVDPTYIIGGEITNLGTNAKAGKSEFVVAEADESDGSFLQYHPWQGIVTNIEADHLENYDGDFNRLKSAYVQFLSQIRPDGAAIVCADDQNIREMLPQLQTRVITYGVEHEADYMATDIQLGDRRLSFTMSRKGTALGTIELSVPGKHNMYNAMATVISCLEAGIPFDQIAATIVEFHGAKRRFQVLGEGNDILIIDDYAHHPTEIEATISAARATGKRIIAVFQPQRYSRTFFLLDAFSRAFSEAGEVIITDIYSPAGEKQIEGVHSSKLVDLIVQNSNANAIYLPTKEAVIEELKDRLQPGDLVLTMGAGDIWKAGDALARHLRGQQV, encoded by the coding sequence TTGATTACTTCGGAACATGTTCATTTTATCGGTATCGGCGGCTACGGGATGAGCGCGATTGCTCGGGTCATGCTGGAGATGGGATATACCGTGACTGGCTCAGATGTGGCATCACAGGAGCTGACAGAAAAACTGGCGGCAAAAGGCGCAAAAATATATATTGGACACACGCCTGAACATATTGCGGGCGCAGATATCGTCGTCTATTCAACAGCATTGTCACGTGACAATGTAGAGCGGGTGGCAGCAGAAGAATTGAATATTCCAACACTGCACCGTTCGCAGATGCTGGCTCGCTTGCTTAACGAACGTAAGGGTATAGCGGTTGCGGGTGCGCACGGGAAAACGACAACCTCTTCTATGATTGCTCTGGTTATGGAGAGATGTAACGTTGACCCAACGTATATTATCGGCGGCGAAATCACGAATTTGGGGACGAACGCCAAAGCGGGGAAAAGCGAGTTTGTCGTTGCCGAGGCGGATGAGAGCGATGGTTCTTTCCTACAATATCATCCTTGGCAGGGGATCGTAACCAATATTGAAGCAGATCATTTGGAAAATTACGATGGGGACTTCAATCGCCTGAAAAGTGCTTACGTGCAATTCTTGAGCCAAATTCGGCCGGATGGAGCAGCTATTGTATGCGCAGATGATCAGAACATCCGAGAGATGCTGCCTCAGCTCCAAACTCGGGTCATTACTTATGGGGTAGAGCATGAAGCGGATTACATGGCGACAGATATCCAACTAGGTGACCGCCGATTAAGCTTTACGATGAGCCGTAAGGGAACAGCACTCGGAACGATTGAATTGTCTGTACCTGGTAAACATAACATGTATAATGCGATGGCTACCGTGATTTCATGTCTGGAAGCAGGGATTCCATTTGATCAAATTGCTGCAACTATTGTGGAATTTCATGGAGCGAAACGTCGTTTTCAAGTGCTAGGTGAAGGCAATGACATTTTGATTATTGATGATTATGCGCATCACCCAACAGAGATTGAGGCTACGATCAGTGCAGCGAGAGCAACTGGCAAGCGTATTATTGCCGTGTTCCAGCCACAACGCTACAGTCGTACCTTTTTCCTGCTGGATGCGTTCAGCCGTGCGTTTAGCGAGGCTGGTGAAGTGATCATTACCGATATTTATTCACCAGCAGGAGAAAAACAGATTGAAGGTGTGCATTCTTCCAAACTGGTGGATTTAATCGTCCAAAACAGCAATGCGAATGCAATCTATTTACCAACCAAAGAAGCTGTGATCGAAGAGCTGAAAGATCGGTTACAACCAGGCGATCTTGTGCTGACAATGGGAGCAGGAGATATCTGGAAAGCTGGCGACGCGTTAGCACGCCATCTTCGCGGGCAACAAGTGTAA